The region TTGGAGCCGGCTTAAATTGGGCTTCCTTTTTTTGCTTTCCGGAAGTCAAAAATTGCTTTGTTTAAAGCCTTTAACCTGCTGAACAATGGTAACTTGTGCGTAAGGAAAAAGTGCCTACAGCAAGCGGAGGGAAAGCGGATGCAATGAGCGATGCCCTGAGCGTAGTCGAAGGGTGGAGCGGGTTGCAGACGCTGTGCAGCGATAGCGAGCCGCCTGCGAGTAGAGCAAGGGTGGCGCAAAAGAAAGCCTGACGAAGGAAGGCGGTTTGTGCCATACGAAGGGCAATAAAACAAACGGAGTTACCATTAAAAAACATGTCCGACTTCTGGCGGATCAATCAATTTAACGAGGCTTGTTTTTTGCCCGTAGTAGGCGCCTACCTGCCGGAGGCAATTTAAAAAAGTCGCCGTTACCCGCAGCGACCAGCAGGCTCGCTTAACTCGGGCAGCGGTTGGCTGTGTCTGCGATGTGGAGTTTACGGAACATGGCAGGCGCAGACAAAGGAGCTGCCAATGAGGAAGATTGAGGAACGCAAAAAACATGACAAGCTCGTATCCGCCAGCTGGCGGAGGAGACCCGCAGGGCGGCACAGCGCTTTTTTATTCAATTGAAAAAAATAAAATGTCATAAAAATGTGCTGTGACGGCTTGGCCATGGGTTTTTGCTGACGAGTGATGACGAATACCGCTTTTCCGGGTCGTGCGGTGGGGGTTATTTACAACTCCTGCCATCCTTTAAAATCTTTAAATTCTTCAAAGGCCGATTCCCATATCTCAGAGGCTTCCTGTGCCCGGGTTTGTGGTATGAGTTCGTAGTTCTGCAGTTGACGGTAGCCTTTGCCGTTTTTCCGGATTAGATTTAATTCCCGTAAGCCTTGTAAAATGCGATTGCAACTGGTTTTTGATTTTCCGGTAAGTGCTTGTAAATCCCTCCAATTGAAAGAAGAAGATAAACCGATTTCATCAAACAAGATTTGATAATAATTTCTTATATTGCCCGATATATCAAGCTTTTGGGCTGTAAACAATGGACTGATCAACATTAAAGCTGTTGCATAATCTTCTCTTTGGCTGATGTAATTTCCCTCGCTGTCTTTTTGCCTGTAGAGCTTATTGATTACCGTTAATGAGTGTACCAGTGATTCATAAAGTATGCGTACATCGTTCTGTAAAATGGTGCTGCTTTCTATTTCTGTGGTTGGGTCGTGTACTGTTGTTGCCCTTGGGAACAGGTTCTTTAAGGCGATTACTAAGCTTGTTATTTTTAGGTATCTGCATTCCATTGTTTTTTCAATATCTCTATTAACACTTTTCGTGGGACGCGGGACGCAAAGGGTTTTTTCCAGTAATGACGCAGGTTCTATCGTCCCATTTGGCGTTCCACCCACTTTGGGACGCTAGATATTTACCGGCTTAATTTTAGAGCTTATCTAATTGATTGTTAAGATATTCTTTAATCTGCTCACGCAACTTTACAACATTGTCCCAATACGATACTTTATAACGTAATCCCTTATTTTGATAACCACCTGTAACCGAAAGATATTCTAACTCTAAAAGATTGTTTAAATATCGGTGTGTAGCCGATTTACTAAGGTTTAGACTATGCCGGATTTCCCGTTGCATGAATTCATAGTTTTGCGGGTTTTCTTTTGCCAAAACATACGCCTTCAGCTGCTCAAAGAACTGCCGCAATGAGCCGTCCAACTCGTCCACTTTCAAAAAAATACTGTCGAACATGATCTCTACGGCTGTTTTCAGGTCTTCGGGTTCGGTGATAATTCTGCCCCGGTCATCTCGCTTGCGCTGGTATTGGTGGATTAAGGTCACTTGTTTTACAAAACTCAAAAACAGTTCGTGTAAACGCCTTATTTTATGGGCTTGGGGTGGGAGTTTTATCTTGTCGGCATAGGGGTTTATTACTTTTAAAGGCTTTAATATGCGGATGCAGTTTTGCAAAAATTCCTTTGCTTCAACTTCCTGCTTTTTTTCTATCGTTCCGCTGGCGGTTTTGCTTTGGTAGTTCATAATCTTTTGTGTTTGCCCGCTGCTTTCATCCACGGCCACAATAAACATACGGCTCATGTTGTCCTCGTAAATTTGTCCGTGCGTAGTGGCGCAGATGCTGGCCATTGGACCTCTAACAATTCGTTGAGCACTTCTAATGTTTCCGTTTTCATCCTTTTGACTGGTGGAGCTGCTGAGTTGTTCGTTGCTGATCAGCTCGCGCCAGGCAAACAAGGCTTCTTCTTTCAGTCCGTCGATGTCTTCCAAACAAACCAGTTTCCCTTGAAAATAATATTCATCGTAGTTGTAAAAACTGTTTTCCGTAACGCGGGTAAATTTAACCACCCGTTCCGGTGGCATTAGTGCCGCTATCTTGCTCAAAAGGTGCGTCTTTCCGCTGCCCGAACTGCCTTGTATCAGCGCATGCAGCGTGCCGGGCATTTTGTGGCTCGTGCCAATAATGAACAAAAACAATCGGTTGTTCTCTTCGCCTACGATGCCCGATTGGCCGATCAAATCGTTAAGATGTTCTATCAAGTTTTGTTTTTTCAGGAACGCTTTACACTTCGCTTGTTCCGGTAAGCTTAAAGCTTTGTCGTTTGAGTTTTCTTCGGTGGTTTGTTGCAGTTGATTATCTCTGTATTCTTCCAGTAAATCGGTTAGTTCTGATAAGTCGCTTTCCACCAAATCGCTGCGCAAATCCAGTTTCTCGCTTGCTTCTCTTGCTTCTTTCCTTGTTTGCTTTTCTTCGTATAAATCTAATCGGCAGCGGTATTTTATGGCGGTTTCCAAATGCTGCACGTCCAAACTCACCAGCATTCTGTCAAAAGTTTTCGGTAAAGTGCCTTTGATAATGTAACGGGCGGTGGGGGTTTGGTGGATTATCTTGTTGGGAAGATCTGTTTTTAACCGTTGAGACGCAATGCATTGCGTCTGTACTTCTATAGGGATATTTATTTGATTGCCAGATGATTGATTAGATTCTGGATTGGCAGGCTGCCGTTCTTCGATGAGTTGCAATATGGCTTCTTTGCCATAAGTTATGAACATACTGTTTACGTCTTCGCCATCGGGCGTTGGCACGGCTGTAATCTTGCATTTTAGGTGCTGTAGTTTTTCGGTGCTTTTAATTATACCTTCTTTTCCGGCTATATCACCATCAAAAAAGAAAATAATTTCTTGTAAGTTTTTTAATTGTTTTATTGCTTCGATATGCTCTGCAGTAAGTCCATTAGTACCATAGGCGGTTAATACGGAGATGCCTTTCATTGCTAATTGCTCATTATTAATTACTAATTGGAGACTGGCACAGTCGATAATAGCCTCGGTGATGATTAACGTTTCTGTATTTGCATCCGGACAACCCGGGTAAAGTCCTTTGCGGTTTTCGGTGTAGTAGTGTTTGCCAAATTCTGCGTTATAACCATTGCTTTCTGTTATTCTCCTGCCGTACAGGCTTACAATGTTTCCGCTTTTGTCTTTCAATGGGAACGTAATGCACTGTTTGAGCTTTTTCCAGTTTACTCCTGAGTTATAGCCAACTTCTTGTAATTGTTCCAGCCCACGGTTTTTGAGATACTCCTGTGCTTTATGGCTGCGTGGGAGGCCGTCTTTTTGCCTGTTAAATAGTTCGGCAAAGTTTTCGGCCTCCTTCACGCTAGCCTTACCTGAAGAAATCCCCATAACTTCAGTATTTTGGTTGTTTTCTGTTGTGCCGCCATTGGCCAGTTCCGTGGCTATTTTCAGGGCAGCGTGTTTGTTGCAATTCTCTTTGTCCTGGATAAACTGTATCACATCGCCGGTTTTTCTGCAGCCAAAGCAGTTGTAAGTGTTAGTGTCTGTATAAATCTTGCAGCTGGGTTTGTCGTCCTTATGGAACGGGCATTTGATATGGTCGTTCTTATCGATTTTAATGCCATAATGCGCCAAAACACTCATTATAGGTAGCCGTTTTTTGATGTCGGGGATTTGCATGGAAAAAAAGTTTAAGTTTTATCCTACTGATATATTTATCACAAAACTATAATATTTATCAGATAAAAGCAAAGAAAAAATAACTTGTTTGTGATAATTATATCAGTTACTTTTGCAAATACCTTAGTATTTGTATCATTTTACTGATAAATAAGCATGACCTTAGGACAACATATAACTGCTTTAAGGAAAGAAAAGAAACTTTCACAAAGCGAACTTGGAAAGCAAGCAGGGACATCGGGAGATTTGATTGGCAGATATGAAAGAGATGAAGTAAAACCTTCTATTGATGTAATTATCCGCATTGCCGATGCCCTGAACGTTTCAATTGACTATTTGGTGGGCAAAACTACACTTGAACTAAATCAGGATATGTTAAAACGTTTCCAAGAAGTTTCTACGCTGCCAGAAAATGCAAAAAAACAAATCTATATGGTTATGGATGCCTTAATCCGCGACTTTAAAACCGGACAGGCATATGCTAAATGATTGATATATAACAAAACTCTTACTTGCCCTCTCCTTTAGGCTTTTCCTTTTTCTTGCCTGTTAAGTCTTCTGGGTGCTTTATTACATATATAATGGATGAAATCAGAGTTATCAACCCAAACCACAAAAACACATGACCTATCCAATATCGAGGTGTAAATTTAATAATATTTTGATTATCAAATTGTAATTGACGGATGATATCATCATTATGAGACACCCATAGATCTACATCTTTATTAAAAAAACTATCTCGAGGTATATTGACCAATTTTTCTATATGCTTACCGTAAACAGACTTATAAACACCATACTTATCAAGTTCAACAAGAAAATGGGAATATTTTTGATTGTTTTCATAGTATGTCTTTAAGCCTGCGCTTATAATCACACCTTCAATTTTTTTTAAATCATTTACATCCATAGGCGCTTTATAAAAGTAGACTATCCCTCCTATTAGAAAAGCTAAACCTGTTGGTATTCCTATGAAAGCGGTATGTAGGTAACTATATTTCTTTATGTATTTCATTGATCATCCATATTATTAAACTGATCTTCAATATATTCAAATAAACCTGGATAATTAGCTTGCAATTCAGCCTTATTTGATTGATCCATATTGTTCCATATCGTTATTATTGATGAAATATTTTCTTCTATGGCATTATTTGTTAGCCCTTTAAAAACTACGGAACAATCAACCAGAATACTGATTATTTTATAGTAATCAACAAAATCTTCCGATAAAAGATTCACAACCTGATTTTCTTGGTACTGTACTAATAAATCTGAGAAGCCTTTGACAAATAACATAAACCGAACAGATTTTGCGGCTGCCCCTGTTGCAAAAGCTACTGCCGAGGCATTTAATGAAAAAGAAGCTGCTGTTACTCCTAATTCAACTAGAGCCTCTATGTTCTCTCGGTTTTCCATTTCAATTAACCAAGCCAACAACACACCTGGCATACTAATAATTTCATTTTCGATATTAATGTATTTATTCCTTGATGCAAAAAAAACATTAACTGGCTCTAATGGATCAATATAAAAATCATCCACATAGTTCTCTAATGGAAAGCCACTTGTATTTACATTTACCCTAAACTTCCCATCATCTTCTAGAAACACTCTATATGTTACAATAAATGAGTTGTTTGTCCAATCAAACATAGCCCCGATGCTTGGGTCATTGGCATATGCGGCATAGTTTTCACGAGCATTTCCCAAAGGCTCCCAAATAAAAAATTTATCATCACTGGCATTCATGCCATCATCTGTTACTTCGTCTTGCTGCCTTGTGTAGTATAAAACCGTTAAGCCTTCGGCCAAGTAGGTAAAACTGCTTGCTGTTAAGTTATCTATGGAACTCAGTAGGTTCTGTTGAATATCCTGATGGTCAGAAAACCAGTTAATAACCTGAGATGCTTTTTGTGAAGAGGTAACACTTTTTAGTATTTTGTTCAAGGCATAATAATCATCTTCACTTAAATCTCCTTCGTTGATTTTTACAATCACCTCCTCCACTTGTGTTGCTTCAAATTCACTTTCTATCCAGCTTAACGGAACATATTCTAATAGTGAAGTTAACAAGTTTACATCGTCCGTTTCTGGAATTTGATCCAAAAACCACTGCTTTACTTCTGTTTTGTAATCATCTTTTGAAAGCCCTATGGATTCAACCAAAGCTAATAAATCCTCTACGGTCTTTAGTTCAACGCTCAACCCATTGGTTTCATAATTGATATTATCTCCTTCGTACGCGAAAAAATTCAGATAGAAACTTAAGCGGTAGTCATTGTCCCAGCTGATCTCAAATCCGGGTTCATTTGTATTTATTATGTTGTCACCATTAAAATTTATGCTGCTTAAAAACAAACGAATATACGGGGCATTATCATACCCCCCGGTCAAATAAGGATATGCCGGCGATGCCAAATTAGCGGTATTTTGGATATTATGCTGATCAAGCAACCCAGTAAGATTTAAACTATAAACTGAGGTTGAATTTTCATCATAAATCGCACTAAGGATTAATGAAATACGGTCATTAACAATTTGATCGTCAATCTCTCCCTCTTCCACATCCTCAAAAATATGCCAACCTCCTTCGGGGTTGTGGATCAGGTCCCATTGGTATTTCCAAAGTTCGGTGCCGGTTGAATAATCCATAAGATTATCTGTTTCTCCCTGAGGCAAAGTAAAGGAATTTTCTTCGGAAAACGTGTGGCGTAAATTAAAAACTCCGTGGCCAAGTTCATGCGCTACATCGCGGGTGGTGGCATCGGCGGTTACGAAGCCGCAGCGCGATTTAATGGGCATATACCCACGTACGTCGCCGCCTTCGGTGATGCCGGGGATTACGAACAGGTAGGCCTGGCCCTGTTGCACGGGGTCGTACTGCATGCTGGCCAGAAACGATTCCCACACGGCGCGCATCTCGTTGCTGTAGTCGGTGTTGGGGCGCTCTATGAGGCCGTCGCCGTTTTCGTCCCAGTAGTTGATGTCCAGTGCGGGTAGGTACTCCACGTCCCAGCTGACTACGGCCTGCCCGTAAATGTCGTTGAGTGCGTCTTCGAACTGGGCTTCGGTGTAGTTGAGCTCGTAGCCACGGGGTCAGTGCAATAGAGATTTATTGTTCTTTTATATTCTTTGCCTTGATGCAAAGAACCAAAAATCAAGACCAAATTACGCTTCAGCCCGCTCTGTTCAAAGAATTAAATGACCAATAAAAGCTGAACAAGCCTCTTTTATGTCATTCATATCCTTTGAACATTCACTCCAACGCTGGCTCGCAAATTTGGTCTGGCCTGCCCGCAAAAAGTTTTTTAGTGTATTACTAACTTTTTATTGTAGCTTTTTGACCGGCCATGATGCAACGCCTGAACGATATTGCCACCTTCCGGGAAAAAGACCGCGAACACATTCTCTACACCCTCGATGCGATGATCCGCGACGTTAATGGTTTAGCCCCCTATAAATCGGACAATTTATTTTCAGGTTTCAAAAGTAACCATTTTATTCCATAATATTGCATTAGCAAGGGACGACCGAAGGTGACCTTTTTACCGATGGTTGTTTTGGTGTAACGGGCCCGTTCACCTTTCTATGTAAATCTGACGGCTCATCGAGAGCCGCCCGATTTAAGCAAGGGACTTCCCTCAGGCTCTCATTCCCCGATAGCTGGTAGTAGGGGATTTTGGAGTAAAACCTGACTTTTCGGTTTTTGTATTCTTTACGAATTATTAATCCTTTATCCCACATTTCCCAAAATAAACGAGGTGGAAGGTTTGCAATAGAGCCGTGTAGTCGGACGTTGTTGTATTTTTCATAAAATATTGTAAGTCGTTGTGTTAATTGCCCAATATCCCAAAAGTTATTATTGCCAAGCGATTTTGATAAAATGTTGTGAAAACTCTCCACATGACCATTTTCCTGTGGGGTATACGGGTGTGTAAAAACTTGATTAAGATAATTTTCCTTAAAAAATGATTGGATGATTTTTGAGCCAAATTGTGGCCCATTATCATTACGGATCTCCACATGTACACCCTTAGTTAATATATCAGCCGGCTGCAAATGATCAATAATTACTTGCTCCCATGCCTTTTTAACATCGCCTGATTTCATAGAAAATCCCACCCTCCAATGTAAAACAGCTCGTGTAAATGTGTCTATAATAGTCAAAATAAAAGCATACCTGCGTGCTTGGGTAATCCAAATATATTTGATGTCCATTTCGATTACTTCCAGGGGGCCTTTCGGGGTGACTATTCGATATCTGGCATATGTTTTTGGCTGTCGATTATACTTTGTTTTTAATAATTGAGACTCTTTCATCAGCCGATATACTTTTTTGTGGTTAATTAAATATCCCAGCAACACTAAAGCTGTTGCCATCTTTCTGTAGCCATAATCTGTATCCGGATCAGACTGTATGTTTTTTATTTTTTTGATAACAAAAGAGTTGTTTTTAATAATTTTTTGGCCATCCTCCAGTTTTTCTGTTGTACTGGTGGGTTTTCTGCCTGGCCGTTTGCCAAGAGATTTATAATAATATTGGTGCTTGGTAACTCCGGCAATGGAAAGTGCAATATCTCTGCGAAGTCCAAACCCAATATATTTACAAACTATTTCTTTTTTCTCGCCCAGGCATACTTCTTTTTTAGCATATCATCTTTGAGCCGCCCTTCAAGTTCTTTTTCGGCTAAAAGCTTTTTCAGCGTTTCGTTTTCTTTTTCTAAACGCTTAATCTCTTTTAACTGAGCAGGGGTCATCCCATGGCGAAAGCCAGCTTCTCCCATGGTTTCGAATTTTTTCTTCCAACCATAATATGTGGCCGGATAAATTCCGTGTTTCTCAAGGGTTACGTTAACTCCTTGTTCTGTAGCTTCTTTTATAATCTGAAGCTTTTCCTCTTTGGTGAATTTTCTTTTTTTCATGTCTGTGTGCATAATTACTAATTTTTATTGATAATTATGTCAGACTTATTCGGGGGCTAATTCAGTTAAGACAAGGCAGGCTTATTCGTAAAAAGTTCAGGAACCTGCCACCATCTTATTTGTAGTTACGTAAGGTCATAATCCTTACTCACAGTACACTCGGCGCGAGCTGGGCAACGCTCAATAGTAATGTCTTTTTAGATGTAGAATAATAGCATCCGTAAGTATTTCTATCTCTTGTATGAAATATAAAAATTTACCTTCTGAATGCCAATTGTCGAAAATAGTATTATCGAATTTTAATGAAGACAAATTAATAAATAACCTAGTTAAAAGATTATTTCTGAAATTTATTTTAATGTCTTTTAGCTCTAAAGCTTTTAATTCAAAAAAATCATCATTAGTTTCTTTAAAAAGACTTAAAATCTCCTGTAGTAAATCTTCTTTTAAAGCAAGCAACTTTTTTTCATCAATATTACTTTTAATCACCTTTAACGAGTGCTTAAATTCATTCAAGGCTATCAAATGCTTTATATTATCCATTAGTTATTGTCATCTCTTTTGTGGAATATTCATAGAATGTATCGATTGCATTATTAATATTTTCAAGGGGAATGAAAAATTTTCGACTATCTTCAGTATTTAATGATGGTATAAGTATTGTTCCAGCATCATTACCCGGAGGGTAAGGTAGAACATAATTCTCAATAAAAGTGGATATAAAGTTGATAAAATCATCAACGATTTGAGTTGTTGTTGATATATTATAAGGTAACTCACCTGAAGTTATCCATTCAGGCTTATTATTTAGTACTTCAAGATAAGATTTAATTAATGGTTCAAATTGATCAATATATTCAACAGCCTCTGGTTGATCAAATATTTTTGGTGGTAGTAGTGGATTTGCTTTTTCAAATTCATCAATATGTGTTCCCTCCACAATGCCATTATTTGTTATTAAATCTCCATTTTCGTATGTAAAGATGTGATAATAAATACGAACTTCATTTACATAATACGGAATTCCTAATTCATCAATATAAAAAACAGTTTTTTGTAACACTAGTTTTGCTTCATGCTCATCTTTACTATCAACAATAAAGCTTGTCTTTTTAATCCATGTTTCTGCTGTATTCTTTTTTGTATATATCTCATAACCAAGATCAATGTTCATCCAATAGAAAAAGGTTTCAATAATATCATCGGAAACCATCTCCCCCTCCTCCACCTCTTCAAAAATGTGCCAGCCGCCTTCGGGGTTGTGGATAAAGTCCCATTGGTATTTCCAAGTGAGCAGGAAAACCCATCGTCAATGATGTTTTTATACAGGCTTTTATCAAAGAACGTCGTGCTATAAACACACTTTCAA is a window of Salinivirga cyanobacteriivorans DNA encoding:
- a CDS encoding CHC2 zinc finger domain-containing protein, with protein sequence MQIPDIKKRLPIMSVLAHYGIKIDKNDHIKCPFHKDDKPSCKIYTDTNTYNCFGCRKTGDVIQFIQDKENCNKHAALKIATELANGGTTENNQNTEVMGISSGKASVKEAENFAELFNRQKDGLPRSHKAQEYLKNRGLEQLQEVGYNSGVNWKKLKQCITFPLKDKSGNIVSLYGRRITESNGYNAEFGKHYYTENRKGLYPGCPDANTETLIITEAIIDCASLQLVINNEQLAMKGISVLTAYGTNGLTAEHIEAIKQLKNLQEIIFFFDGDIAGKEGIIKSTEKLQHLKCKITAVPTPDGEDVNSMFITYGKEAILQLIEERQPANPESNQSSGNQINIPIEVQTQCIASQRLKTDLPNKIIHQTPTARYIIKGTLPKTFDRMLVSLDVQHLETAIKYRCRLDLYEEKQTRKEAREASEKLDLRSDLVESDLSELTDLLEEYRDNQLQQTTEENSNDKALSLPEQAKCKAFLKKQNLIEHLNDLIGQSGIVGEENNRLFLFIIGTSHKMPGTLHALIQGSSGSGKTHLLSKIAALMPPERVVKFTRVTENSFYNYDEYYFQGKLVCLEDIDGLKEEALFAWRELISNEQLSSSTSQKDENGNIRSAQRIVRGPMASICATTHGQIYEDNMSRMFIVAVDESSGQTQKIMNYQSKTASGTIEKKQEVEAKEFLQNCIRILKPLKVINPYADKIKLPPQAHKIRRLHELFLSFVKQVTLIHQYQRKRDDRGRIITEPEDLKTAVEIMFDSIFLKVDELDGSLRQFFEQLKAYVLAKENPQNYEFMQREIRHSLNLSKSATHRYLNNLLELEYLSVTGGYQNKGLRYKVSYWDNVVKLREQIKEYLNNQLDKL
- a CDS encoding helix-turn-helix domain-containing protein; its protein translation is MTLGQHITALRKEKKLSQSELGKQAGTSGDLIGRYERDEVKPSIDVIIRIADALNVSIDYLVGKTTLELNQDMLKRFQEVSTLPENAKKQIYMVMDALIRDFKTGQAYAK
- a CDS encoding DDE-type integrase/transposase/recombinase, with translation MGEKKEIVCKYIGFGLRRDIALSIAGVTKHQYYYKSLGKRPGRKPTSTTEKLEDGQKIIKNNSFVIKKIKNIQSDPDTDYGYRKMATALVLLGYLINHKKVYRLMKESQLLKTKYNRQPKTYARYRIVTPKGPLEVIEMDIKYIWITQARRYAFILTIIDTFTRAVLHWRVGFSMKSGDVKKAWEQVIIDHLQPADILTKGVHVEIRNDNGPQFGSKIIQSFFKENYLNQVFTHPYTPQENGHVESFHNILSKSLGNNNFWDIGQLTQRLTIFYEKYNNVRLHGSIANLPPRLFWEMWDKGLIIRKEYKNRKVRFYSKIPYYQLSGNESLREVPCLNRAALDEPSDLHRKVNGPVTPKQPSVKRSPSVVPC
- a CDS encoding transposase; this encodes MKKRKFTKEEKLQIIKEATEQGVNVTLEKHGIYPATYYGWKKKFETMGEAGFRHGMTPAQLKEIKRLEKENETLKKLLAEKELEGRLKDDMLKKKYAWARKKK